In one window of Pseudodesulfovibrio sediminis DNA:
- a CDS encoding phage portal protein, with translation MSDSQIFTFGDPEPVLDGAIYDNLGAYLWDNGRYYETPVPLTGLARLLRANAYHGPALGFKTQQIMRGFHASNAVSRKAMKAMAKDYVVFENAYFQKIRNFIGEVVELKHLPAINMRRMKEPDTFCMLQIHGELLPFEQGEVLHIKSYDVSQTIYGLPEYLGAIQSMLLNEEATLFRRKYYRNGAHMGYVFNTTGNIDKDAQEQLKEKIKGTKGLGNFRSMYVHIPDGDKDSVRILPVGDFSTKDELEKIKNLSRDDIIAAHRMPPALACLIPQNQTGFGDIVKIDAVYQKNEIHPIQDELAEDINEVLVQRDRISFDRETDNQAV, from the coding sequence ATGAGCGATTCCCAGATATTTACTTTTGGCGATCCAGAGCCGGTTCTGGATGGTGCCATCTATGACAATCTCGGCGCGTACCTGTGGGACAATGGGCGATACTATGAAACGCCTGTTCCGCTGACCGGCCTTGCCCGGCTTCTGCGCGCCAACGCCTACCATGGCCCGGCCCTTGGGTTTAAAACTCAGCAGATCATGCGTGGCTTTCATGCATCCAATGCGGTCAGTCGTAAGGCCATGAAAGCCATGGCAAAGGATTATGTGGTTTTTGAAAATGCCTATTTTCAGAAGATTCGTAATTTCATCGGTGAAGTGGTGGAGCTGAAGCACCTCCCGGCAATTAACATGCGTCGCATGAAGGAACCGGACACCTTTTGCATGCTTCAGATCCACGGCGAGCTGCTCCCGTTTGAACAGGGCGAAGTCCTGCATATCAAGAGCTATGACGTCAGCCAGACCATTTACGGTTTGCCGGAATATCTGGGCGCGATCCAGTCCATGTTGCTCAATGAAGAGGCCACCCTGTTCAGGCGCAAGTATTATCGGAACGGCGCGCACATGGGCTACGTGTTTAATACGACGGGCAACATAGACAAGGACGCTCAGGAACAACTGAAAGAAAAAATCAAAGGCACCAAAGGGCTGGGGAATTTCCGGTCCATGTATGTCCATATCCCTGACGGGGACAAGGACTCCGTTCGGATTCTGCCAGTGGGTGACTTCTCAACCAAAGACGAATTGGAAAAAATCAAGAATCTGTCTCGGGATGACATTATCGCGGCCCACCGCATGCCCCCGGCCCTGGCCTGCCTCATCCCGCAGAATCAAACCGGCTTCGGCGACATCGTCAAGATCGACGCCGTGTATCAGAAAAACGAGATCCACCCCATTCAAGATGAACTGGCCGAGGATATCAATGAAGTTCTTGTGCAGCGTGACCGAATCTCGTTTGACCGTGAAACTGACAATCAGGCAGTGTGA
- a CDS encoding ogr/Delta-like zinc finger family protein, with translation MAFRVYCPTCGKVARITSSNNMNRQFKQAYCICSNPACGHTFVMNVEFDHTLSPSALSIPENLRKQIRETDPAHQASLFQDMGIG, from the coding sequence ATGGCATTCAGAGTATATTGTCCCACATGCGGCAAGGTCGCCCGAATCACCAGCTCCAACAATATGAACCGGCAGTTCAAGCAGGCATATTGCATCTGCTCGAACCCGGCTTGCGGCCACACGTTCGTAATGAATGTCGAGTTTGACCACACCCTCAGTCCCTCGGCCCTGTCCATCCCGGAGAACCTGCGCAAGCAGATCCGCGAGACAGACCCCGCCCACCAGGCTTCCTTGTTTCAGGACATGGGTATCGGCTGA